The genome window ACTTCACATAAAAAAACCGCCGCGCGCTCTGTTGTCGCACGTGCAAGGGCTGGAACTGCTTGAAATGACTGAAGCGGAAACATGCTGCGGCTTCGGAGGCACATTTGCCGCAAAATTCCCGATGATCTCAGCCGCAATGGGCGAGGTAAAATGCGCGTCCGCGATTGAGACCGGCGCGGAATACATCGTTTCGAACGACTCAAGCTGCCTGATGCAAATTCAAGGATTGCTTTCGCGCCAGGGCAATGCGCTCAAAACCATCCACCTTGCCGAGGTTTTGAACCAGGAATGAATTTGCCGCCATGAGCACGTTTGCCTCACAATTTTTGCAGGACGCCGGGCGCGCCACGGACAATTCAGACCAGCGCCGATTCATCCGCACAGCGTTGGGTAATTACGAAATCGCCCGCGACAGGCACAAGGGATCGTTCCAGGACTGGCAGGGCGCGCGGCAGCTTGCCGCCGGGATAAAATGGGAGGCTGTCAACCATCTCGACAAATATCTCGAGCAGTTTGTTTTAAAATTGGAATCGCGCGGGACCAAAGTCCATTGGGCGAGCACCGGTCTGCAGGCCAGGGAAACGATCCTGCAGATTGTGCGAAAAAAAAAGGCTCACTCCATCATCAAATCCAAGGCAATGACCTCGGAGGAAATCCATTTGAACGACGCGCTTGAAAAGGAAGGCTTGCAGGTGGTCGAAAGCGACCTCGGCGAGTTCATCGTCCAGTTGCGCCATGAAACCCCGTATCACATCGTGTTTCCATGCATGCACCTGAGACGCGGCGAAATCAGCGCGCTATTCCAGCGCGAACTCGGCAGCGCGCCGACAAACGATCCCGAGGAGCTTACGATGATCGCGCGCCGGGTGCTGCGGAAAAAATATATAACCGCGGACGTCGGCATCACCGGCGCAAATTTCGCCATTGCCGATGCCGGCATGGTTTCAATCACCGAAAATGAAGGCAATGCCCGCCTAACCGCCGCGCTGCCCAAAACCCTCATCACTCTCATCGGCATCGAAAAAATCCTGCCGCGCCTTGAGGATCTGGCACTTTTCCTGCCCATGCTCGCAACAATGGGGGCAGGACAGCAACTGACTTGTTATAACACCCTCTATGCCGGACCCCGGCAACCCGGCGAGAGCGACGGGCCGGAAGAATGGCATGTTGTGCTGCTCGACAATCATCGCACACAGCTCCTCGCCGATACCGAGCAGCGCGACGCCCTGCATTGCATCCGTTGCGGCGCATGCCTGAATGTCTGCCCGATTTTCCGGAATGTCGGCGGCCATGCGTACGGCACAACGTACAGCGGCCCCATCGGCTCGGTCATCACGCCGCACCTGCGAGGCCTGCAGGATTGGAAACATCTTTCCAACGCCTCCTCGCTTTGCGGCGCCTGCACCGAGACATGCCCCGTGAAAATCGATCTGCATCACCACCTTCTGCAGAACCGCCGCAACGCCGCGCAGGAAAAGCCCGCTTTCCTCGAACGGTTCGCCTATCAAATTTTCAGTTTGCTTGTGACAAAGCCCGCACTTTGGTCCCTGGCAAAAAAAATGGGCCGTGCCATGCAGCCGTTGCATAAAATAATCCAGGGCACCCCGCTCGATCCCGCAAAATCCTGGACCCAGTCGCGCGAATTGCCCCGGCTTGCCCCGGAATCATTCAAAGACTGGTGGAGGAAGCGGAGATGAGCGAACGCGAAAAAATTTTGGGCCGCATCCGTGAGGTATTGAAAGCACAGGCTCCCCCGCCCGGCGAGGCGCTGTCGGAGCCAGACTCGATACGCTCACGGCAATGCCTGCCAAAAGTCGGTGAACCCTTCGACGAACAAATCGTCCTGTTCGCGCAAAAACTCGCCGAGTTGAAGGCGGATTTTCAAATCTTCAATTCCGACACTGAAATGAAGCAGGCGCTTGTGTCATTGCGGGATACCGCAGGCTGGAAGCGCATGGCGCGCCATTCCGGCCCGTTGACGGATGTCCTCTGTCCGGTGTTGGGCATTCCCTGCCTGCTCACAGACCAACCCTACGATGTGCATGACCTTGAGGCAGCCGACGCGGGAATCAGCGAATGCGACGCGCTTGTCGCACAAACCGGGTCTGTGCTGGTGACAAATCGCAGCGCGGGCGGACGGGCGCTTTCCGTGCTGCCGCCGCATCATGTCGTGCTCGCGCGGCGCGAACAACTTGTCGCCGATTTGCCGGCGGCGTTTGAATTGTTGAAGCAAAAATACGGGGAAGACTTTCCGAGCATGATTTCATTCATCAGCGGGCCAAGCCGCACAGGCGACATCGAACGCATTCTGGTGCTCGGCGCCCACGGCCCGAAAAAGCTGACGATTTTCGTTCTTAACACCAACCATTAACCCGGATGTCGCCGCACCCCTGTCCCCGCCACACTTTGGAGCGGCTTTCAGAAGTGGATGAAACATCCGGGTGAATGCTCACCGTTGACGGCTTCGATAT of Candidatus Methylacidiphilales bacterium contains these proteins:
- a CDS encoding LutB/LldF family L-lactate oxidation iron-sulfur protein translates to MSTFASQFLQDAGRATDNSDQRRFIRTALGNYEIARDRHKGSFQDWQGARQLAAGIKWEAVNHLDKYLEQFVLKLESRGTKVHWASTGLQARETILQIVRKKKAHSIIKSKAMTSEEIHLNDALEKEGLQVVESDLGEFIVQLRHETPYHIVFPCMHLRRGEISALFQRELGSAPTNDPEELTMIARRVLRKKYITADVGITGANFAIADAGMVSITENEGNARLTAALPKTLITLIGIEKILPRLEDLALFLPMLATMGAGQQLTCYNTLYAGPRQPGESDGPEEWHVVLLDNHRTQLLADTEQRDALHCIRCGACLNVCPIFRNVGGHAYGTTYSGPIGSVITPHLRGLQDWKHLSNASSLCGACTETCPVKIDLHHHLLQNRRNAAQEKPAFLERFAYQIFSLLVTKPALWSLAKKMGRAMQPLHKIIQGTPLDPAKSWTQSRELPRLAPESFKDWWRKRR
- a CDS encoding lactate utilization protein — encoded protein: MSEREKILGRIREVLKAQAPPPGEALSEPDSIRSRQCLPKVGEPFDEQIVLFAQKLAELKADFQIFNSDTEMKQALVSLRDTAGWKRMARHSGPLTDVLCPVLGIPCLLTDQPYDVHDLEAADAGISECDALVAQTGSVLVTNRSAGGRALSVLPPHHVVLARREQLVADLPAAFELLKQKYGEDFPSMISFISGPSRTGDIERILVLGAHGPKKLTIFVLNTNH